One window of the Leishmania panamensis strain MHOM/PA/94/PSC-1 chromosome 16 sequence genome contains the following:
- a CDS encoding hypothetical protein (TriTrypDB/GeneDB-style sysID: LpmP.16.1460) yields MSLTRNRLLRSVYDELVVVGSRWTRVLAVSVNAAEVGPPHVQSHLAHPTITVIPTLHVAGIKFYDRVLEYIDHAVKRNKDTVVLLEGICDSEAAGKQQLQEYRAIMENDALRQTMLAKADDNTLYSPEVMWEICQEMDVRYDLLKSMESTVRLQECYLKPKLAAMCGLNLRNDADLNMHEVQRLLEEESVRLQALGEQLPSSIAVSQLGSFPVIRKHRERKVAQVARMHCTRWFEQETDGEVVIPWGYFHTEAIIHYILEGNKRVGGAVRTDGGDASSSLGTSGSAGAASPSDEARPKSPTNPGGMGARAAAAGSRADPAAATEHSPPRLVFMEADELFTKVPFNVPKDLIEPVREEAGRNQNG; encoded by the coding sequence ATGTCCTTGACGCGAAATCGCCTCCTGCGTTCCGTGTACGACGAGCTTGTCGTAGTTGGCAGCCGCTGGACACGAGTACTGGCTGTGTCCGTCAATGCCGCCGAGGTGGGGCCGCCGCATGTTCAGAGTCACTTGGCGCACCCCACAATCACCGTTATCCCGACACTGCATGTAGCAGGCATTAAATTCTACGATCGCGTGCTAGAGTATATTGACCACGCCGTAAAGCGCAATAAGGACACGGTGGTGCTACTGGAGGGTATCTGTGACAGCGAGGCGGCCGGGaaacagcagctgcaagaGTACCGAGCCATCATGGAAAACGACGCCCTGCGGCAGACAATGCTTGCCAAGGCTGACGACAACACCCTTTACTCCCCCGAGGTGATGTGGGAGATTTGCCAAGAGATGGACGTCCGTTACGACCTCTTGAAATCGATGGAGTCCACGGTGCGCCTGCAGGAGTGCTACCTGAAGCCTAAGCTGGCTGCCATGTGCGGGCTCAACCTGCGCAACGACGCCGACTTGAACATGCACGAGGTGCAGCGCTTACTCGAAGAGGAGTCAGTAAGACTTCAAGCGCTAGGCGAGCAACTTCCTTCCAGCATCGCGGTAAGCCAGCTTGGCTCATTCCCTGTAATTCGTAAGCACCGCGAGCGCAAGGTGGCGCAAGTGGCGCGGATGCATTGCACCCGCTGGTTTGAGCAGGAGACAGATGGCGAGGTAGTAATCCCGTGGGGCTACTTCCACACTGAGGCAATCATTCACTACATTCTAGAGGGAAACAAGCGTGTTGGCGGCGCCGTCCGTACCGATGGCGGCGATGCGTCCTCGTCACTGGGCACGAGTGGAAGCGCTGGTGCCGCATCACCGAGTGATGAAGCACGCCCAAAGAGTCCTACCAACCCAGGGGGGATGGGTGCcagggcagccgctgcgggtAGTCGTGCTGacccagctgcagcaaccGAACACTCCCCACCTCGACTCGTGTTTATGGAAGCCGATGAACTGTTTACCAAAGTTCCCTTCAACGTACCAAAGGACCTCATCGAGCCGGTGCGAGAGGAGGCTGGCAGGAACCAGAATGGCTGA